The nucleotide window GTAAACACTGACTCAATTTTCAAATGTAGATATCTAGGCACCCTTTAACTCTGAAAAGGGACTCTAATTGCTAGCAAGCGGGTTCACACAAGGCATTTATAGGCGGTGGGGGTGAGCAGGCTAGTAGGTAATTCTGTCTCAATCCCATTTTATAAATCAGGAGAGGAAACTCCCAGGCCCTGCATGCTGTGGTGGGGTGGTCAAGTCATTTACTCCTGAGTCATGGCCAGACGGTCCCTGTCTAGTAAGCGGAGCCAGAGCAGCTTCCTGGTTTGAGCATGTTGCTCTGGGTGTTCTCTCTCAGGGTCAGAGAGCAATAGGACCAGCATCTGAGCCAGAAAATCAGGGCTTGTTAGAAAGGAAGGGACTTCAGAGATCATAACCCAATGCCCTCATCTCACAAAGAGGAAAAATACTCAGAGGTTAAAAAATTCCCCACCGAGGGCAGAGCCAGACTGGAGTCAAGGTCTCCAGACTCTCAGTCCTTGGTTCCTTGGGCTTTGTTAGTAGCATTCATTACACAGAAGAGTTACaagaatgattttttatttttcccttaaagCTGTCATCACCTAGTGAAATAGTACCAGCTGGTCCTTTGGCATTTGTTCACAAGCACTACTGGGTCCCCACTCATAGTAGCAGAGAGGCTGGTTTATTTTGGAAACCTCTGCTAGGCCTTAGATGTGGATTGCTAGAATTTGCTTCCCTTCTGTCCTCAGGTGACGGAAACTGCCTCATGCACGCGGCTTCCCAGTACATGTGGGGTGTTCAGGACACTGACTTGGTCCTGAGGAAGGCGCTCTTCAGTACCCTCAAGGAGACGGACACGCGCAACTTTAAATTCCGCTGGCAGCTGGAGTCTCTTAAGTCTCAGGAATTCGTGGAAACCGGGCTTTGCTACGATACCCGGGTATGTTGGGGTTCCTCCTCAAGCGTCTATTGACAGAGCTCCATGGTGGGAAAACTGCACCTCCGACCAGTCCCTGCTGTCAGGGAGCATATGGTTTGCTGGGTCACATGAACTTGGCTAAGCAGAGTCAATGGAAAACACCAGAAACCTCCCGTGGGATGAACCCAAGGCCCTTGTCACTGCTGGGAGGTTTCCAGGCAGCATCTTCCCAGCTGGAGAGTCATTTTAGAATGATCTTTCTGATCACGGGTTTTCCTGTGGCATTTTGGCTGTTTGGGGGGTTTGATGACCCTTCGCTTGCTTTACTGAGCCTGCCAGTCAGATTCAGAGGGCGCCTCCCCATCTTCGGTCACAAGGCTGGGACTTTGTGCACAAAGAGCTTGGCTTAGTGCTTCAGCAGGGATTTTTCTGAAAGCAGGTGCTGTCCCCCTGCTCCTCTGCTTCTGAGTTTGCCTTGAAGTGGGAAAAAGTAAAGGAACAAAACCAGAATTGGGGGGAAAATGGGTGATCATTTGAGTGATGATCTCAAGAAAGGGTAAGAGTAAGCTCAGTGATACCAGTGAATAATTATAGAGTGGAGCCAAAGTTGTTTTTTAATGCAGAGTACATTCAATAGTTTCTTTCCTCTCCCCTTAGAATTGGACCGATGAATGGGATAGCCTCGTCAAGATGGCATCCGCAGACACACCTGCGGCCCGAGGTGGACTGCAGTATCAGTCACTGGAAGAAATACACATATTTGTCCTTTGCAACATCCTCAGAAGGCCAATCATTGTCATTTCAGGTGAGATGCCTGCTGATGGCTTATCTGTATTTAGGTGCCTTTCAGGTTTAATCCCTCACCTCTTAGCGTGACCCAAGTTCCAGGCTAAATGGACTCCCGTGAAAGTCTCAGAGGgtcttatcttttctttctctttccttaaacAGACAAAATGCTGAGAAGTTTGGAATCAGGTTCCAATTTTGCTCCTCTGAAGGTGGGTGGGATTTACCTGCCTCTGCACTGGCCTGCCCAGGAATGCTACAGATACCCCATTGTGCTCGGCTATGACAGCCAACACTTTGTACCCCTGGTGACAATGAAGGACAGTGGACCTGGTGAGAAAACCAAGTATCTATTCACATTTGTAACTGCTGGTGAATCCTGCTACACCCTGTTCTTACTGAACGTCAGGGTTTGCTCTTTGGCTCCTTTTTGAAAGCCTCATTTAAGTGtattagttttatttaaatatagtatTCTGTCATTTGTTTGATTAGCAACAATAATGCACTAATCAtaatgcccccccacccccgcttgtTTTGTGTGTCGTTTGGGACCTACTTTGAGCATGTTAGTGGCAAATAGGAGATAATGTCTATTACTGCCACCGTTTCTTAATTAACCCGTAATACAGTGCCTGGCCTTGGGCAAGTAAATGTCTGGCAGGCTAGCTATTACTGTACTAGCTTAATGTGGAACTAATAGGGTACTTTATAAATGCTTTAGgtacaatattttatttcatttcatcttcacagcaTCCATGTGGATGCTATGAGCACTGATAGCCTTACTGTACAGATGAGGcacctgaagctcagagaagttaagtaacttcccTAATGTCACAGAGCTGGATAGTGGCAGAGTCAGAATCTGAACTCAGGTCAGTCTGAATCTGAAGTGCAGTAATTTAACCAATAAGACCCGCTGCTTGGAGGCTGCTTTATATTCTGTGAACTTCCTGGAAACAgtgtattttatattagagtttaGCACAGTTTGTTTCCCCATTTGATTTTGTGGCTAGATAATACTTTTCCATTCTGTAATTGCATCCTTTCTGCATTTTCAAAATGCAGtcgttttatatatatatgacctCACACAAAATCTTGTTTAGTAGAATCATTTTGCTtacctgttatttctttttccctcagAAATCCGAGCTGTTCCACTTGTTAACAGAGAGCGAGGACGATTTGAAGACTTAAAAGTTCACTTTTTGACAGATCCTGAAAATGAGATGAAGGAAAAGCTCCTGAAAGAGTACTTGATGGTGGTAGAAATCCCCGTTCAAGGCTGGGACCATGGCACCACCCATTTAATTAATGCTGCAAAGTAAGCAGTTTGTTTTTGGCTCTATCCTGTGTCATCTTTAAGCTGCTTCTGCCTCAGAGACCAATAATAAAGTTTTTTGAAGCCAGTTTCCTCCAACGTGAAACAAATTTAGGGGCTTGTGTGTGTCAGAGACAATCAGCTCAAGCGGCACTGACTTtagttttcaaataaaaacaaggaATTTTTCCAGAGGATTGTCCTGTGTATCTGGATGCTTGGAAGCCAGCACTGTGGCTTCAAAAAGTGCATTCACATCAaggatacttttttttcttttaattgcccTAGTGCTAGACTAACAAGTGAAAATTCTTAGAAACAAAAGCCTCATTCTCCTGGCTTCTGGGTAAGGCAGACACATCACATGCAGGCCGGGCTGTAGAATGTGTTTCTGTAGCAGCCACATGAGTTGGCCACGTGGATCAGGGAGGAGAGACCCAGAGTGCGGGTTTACAGGTATCAAGATTGTAAACACTGGCTTGATGATAAAGAGATGCCTGTTTCCTAGAACTTGAAGTGCACAACACCGAGAAGGCCTAAGCTAAACAATTTCTTAGCGTGGAGATGAACAAATTTCAGTGAGTCAGAAGTCAGTACAGAGTGCCTGTGGGTGCGTCCGCCTCTTAGTTACTGCTCATGGCAGTTAATGCTGATAGGCACcacatacacatttaaaattaataacagcAAAATACAGAATGCAACATTCCCGTATAGTTTGTGCTGGAAAGTAGACTCATCCCAAATGAATACCCTGAATAATGTTTCAGTAGAAATCTGATCTCTGAGAACTTAGATAGTAAAAGTAACTATTTCAAAGAGGAATAGAATAAGTATAGCAGCAGTCCCCAAGTAACCCTTTCTTTAGCATTATCTGTAATTTGGGGTGGACCAAAATTAATTAAATGAGACTGATTCTCAGAATAGTGATATCTTCTCAGCATTACTGGACTGTGTTACGTTAGAGGTGAAAACTATCACGACTGCATTTCAGTGGGTGGGTAGAAAGTTATTGCCACAATCCATATTTTCAGCTTGCTCTATGAGCCAATGATGTAAAATtgtgtgtgggtctgtgtgtgtgtgtgtgtgtgtgtgtgtgtgtgaagtctcatatttttccttttgttctttagGTTGGATGAAGCTAACTTACCCAAAGAAATAAACCTGGTAGATGATTACTTTGAACTTGTCCAGCACGAGTACAAGAAGTGGCAGGAAAACAATGAGCAGGGACGGAGAGACACACACCCCCAGAATCCTCTGGACCCTTCcatcccccagctttctctcATGGAAATCAAATGTGAGACACCTAACTGCCCATTCTTCATGTCTGTGAACACCCAGCCTTTGTGCCATGAGTGCTCAGAAAGGCGGCAAAAGAACCAAACGAAAGTCCCAAAGCCCACCTCCAAGCCGAGCCCCGAGCTGCTCCCCGGCCTGGTACTTGGGACCTCCCGGGGGGAGGTCTGGAGTCCTGCGGAGCCCACCGGAGGCCCCCACTCAGCCCCTCCGACGGCACCCAGCCTCTTCCTCTTCAGCGAGACCACGGCCATGAAGTGCAGGAGTCCCGGCTGCCCCTTTACCCTCAACGTGCAGCACAACGGCTTCTGTGAGCGATGCCACAATGCCCGGCAGCTGCCAGCAGGCCACCCTGCGGACCCCACACGGCTTCGCGACCCGGGCAAGTGCCGAGCCTGCCTCCAGGATGTCACCAGGACGTTTAATGGCATCTGCAGTACTTGCTTTAAAAGGACTACAACCGAGGCTGCCCCGAACCTCAGCTCCAGTGGCTCCCTGTCCTGCCACCAGCGCTCCAAGTCCGACCCCTCGCAGCTGGCCCAGAGCCTGTCCCCACACGCCTGCCGCAGAGCCGGGCCTGAGGCGTCCCCAGCCACACGGACTCCAGGGGACAAGATGGGGACCAGCAAGTGCAGGAAAGTGGGCTGCATGTACTTTGGGACCCCAGAGAACAAAGGCTTTTGCACGCTGTGTTTCATCGAGTACAGAGAAAATAAACGTGAGTGTGACGATGGGTTTCCTATCCTCTGTTTTTAAAACTCCCGAGTAGAAGGCTGTATGCGCCTTAACTTCAAGAAGGGAGCCCCTCTGGGCTGTGGGGGAGAGTGTGGCTTGCCTGGGGGCAGAATCCCAGTAGTTCTTCTAGCATGCTTGGAAGTAAAAGCACAGAATAGCATGTTCCAGGACCCACAGAACTCTGTGCAGAGTTCAGAGGATTTGTTTTATAAGGTCATGCAATGCAGTGTTTGTAAGGTAGAGTTCAAACAAGACTTCTTTTGAAACTCAAGCGAACTAGAGAAAATTCAAAATCTGAAGAGAAGTAActgaaaagagggcttccctggtggctccaatggtaaagaatccgccttcaatgcgggagacctgggtctgatccctgggtcgggaagataccctggagaagtgaatagctaccctctccagtattcttccctggagaattccatggacagaggagctttgtgggctacagtccatggggtcacaaagagtctgacatgactgagcaactaacactttagggcttccctggttactcagagagtaaagagtctgcctgcaatgcaggagacctgggttcaatcccagggtcaggaagataccctggagaaggaaatggcaacccactccagtattcttgcctggagaatcccatggacaaaggggcctggcaggctacagtccatgaggtcacaaagcgtcagacatgactgagcgactgacgcaCACAGACAGCTGGCAAGAGGGCGGTCTCCACTGACTACATAAGAATGCCTTTGTGGTTTTAGAAATATCAAATCTGAAAGAAGGATGGGcacttaatgtctctgcttgttctGTGGCTGTGACCTACCTGTACAGCATGTTCCAAAGGGAGAGACTTGTAGAGTCAAAGATGTTTTAATTACAGtgttatttctgttgtttattttgCTGAGTGTAGAAAGGTTGTTCTCCTAGAGTGCAACCGGCCTAATCTGTGTCAGTAAACTGTCCTGCTGGGTGGCCCATAGGTGTTCCTGATGAGCCTCCACTCTCTTGCAGATTTAGTCACTGCCTCCGGGAAAGCCAGTCCCACAGCCTCCAGGTTCCAGAACGCAGTCCCCTGCCTGGGCAGGGAATGTGGCGCCCTTGGTAGCACCGTGTTTGAAGGATACTGTCAGAAGTGTTTCATTGAAGCTCAGAATCAGAGATTCCATGAAGCAAAAAGGACTGAAGAGCAGCTGGTGAGACCTCTCAAGGGACTTCCCCCTCTCCTGCAGGCCCGGCCTCCTTCCCAGGGTGATAAGTGGGCTTTTCTCCCTGCCGAGTTCCAGGGAAAAACCAGGGGAAAAGTCAGCCTGGCCCCCAGACTTGGACGTGCAGCAGTTCCTATTGATTTTCATGGCCTAAGTTTACTTTTGAATTCATTTGAAGAAGCAAATGAAACTAGCCATGGAATAAAACCCACGAAAGCCTCTGAGAAGCCAGATGTTGATCAGAGACTTCTTGGATTTGTAGCACAAGTACAGACCTCTTAGTGGCCAGCAGGCTCCTTAACTAATAACTTATCCTCTGTCATGAGATCCAAGGAGGAGGCAGATTGCCCCGGGTGCCTCCACTTACTGGCCAAAAGAAAGCAAGCATTTATTGATAGATGCCTTGCCTATTGGTTGTTGGATGGTAGGGAATGTCTGAGTGACAGTAGCTTATTATTCACACAATTACTGTTCATGCGATTACCATTCATGCAAATGGAAGCTGGCCTCTGTGTTAGGGTTGGTGGTTCCCCTGGGCCTCCCTGGGGCCAAGGTCTGATTTCATGGGATGGGGAAAAGCGGTCCTTGGAGACTCCAGCCCACAGGCTGCCACCTGTCCCCTTGGGCAGGCAGATGCCCCTCACTTTACTGGGCCCTTTGTAGGACCCACACTGTCAGTTGAACAGGGCACCGTGTTCTCCCTGCACACATGATGACAGTTCTCTCTGCTCTCTCCACCCAGAGGTCAAGCCAGCGCAGAGACCTGCCCCGAGCCTCACAGAGCGCCTCCAGGTCCAAGTGTGCACGGTCCACCTGCCGGAATGTGCTGGCCTGCTGCAGCCAGGAGCTCTGCATGGAGTGCCAGCACCTCGGCCAGCGAGCGGGAACCAGCACCCGTCGGCCAGAGCACACCCCAGAGGAGCCCCCAACGCAGCGCTGCCGGGCCCCCGCCTGCGACCACTTCGGCAATGCCAAGTGCAATGGCTACTGCAATGAGTGCTTTCAGTTCAAGCAGATGTACGGCTAACCCAACCCAGGGGGCCAACCCCAGACCCGGAGGGACCTAGAACCTTAGCCCGTGGGGCACCCCGGTGCCACTCCCGAGGGCCCTGCCCTGCAGGCTGAGCCTGGGCTGTCTGTGAGCCAGGGACGAAAGAAACGCTCGGTCACCGGCCAGGAATCTGAGCACAGCATGTGACGGGCCgcgggttgcacagggtcagccTGGAGCTGCTGCTCCTTCTCCCCTTCCGAGCAGAAGGCTGGGAACCTCCAAGCCAGGACAGCCCCACCATCtttagagaaaagggaaaagatgCAGGATCCGGCTGGACTGGGAAACCCAGAGCCAGTCCCCTGCCCTCCCTCAGCATCTCTCGGAGACCAGGAGCTGAGGCCTCAGGGCCCGCAGGCCCTCTGCTGGAAACTCAGGAAGCTcagggagcacaggctcagacACAGACTCAGAGACAGACCTAGAGCATCAGTCAGTCGCGGTTTTGCCCTACTGGCCTCACTCCTCTCCTACGGACACGGCACAAGCAGAACCATCCACAGActgtgatgctgaggctgaacaCAATCATGAAGAAAAGCAAACCAGCTGCTCTTTACGATATGCACCTTTCAAGACTCAGAACATCTTAGCAGGCAGATGTGTAACTCTTGGTTACGGCTGTCTTCTAAAGTTAACTCGAACTGAGATGTGCATACATTGTGTACATATATCACGGCCCCTTATATTCTGTatgagggaatttttttttttttggtcatgttgAGATGCTGCCCTAGAAGTTTTAAGTAACAGGACTGACTAATAATAATAACCTATTTTCTGGTTGTTGTTGGGGCAGGAACCTCTCATAGACAGCTTGCATGAACCCCACTGGCTGCTCTGTGGAATGGAAATTCCTGTGTaaatcactttatttattttattacaaaCTTTAAGGTTATTTAAATGAAGATGTTTCTTCTGGTCTTCAGAAAATGCTTGCTGTAGTGTCCTCTTGAGATAAAATAAGACTGACTATCAGAAGCAGGCAAGTTCCTGATAATGGTGGGGGAGTCACCTTTCTCCATGCACTTTGCTTGCCTTCCCTAGGAAAGAAACAGTCTCTCCCACAGTAAATCTATTAAAATCTCACGCTTTCTCATGAGACTTTTGGCCAGAGCCACTTTTAAGCCCTTCAATGAGAAGCCATTCTCTACAGTGTATAAATGGTTCTGTGTATCCTACCTCCTCAGAGAGACGATTGGGAAGGAGCAGAGATGAGATCGGGGAAGATCACGGGGAACGATGTTGCCTTTGATGAAGGGTTTGTTTGCTGTGTTGATGCTGTGTCATGGGATGTGGGGCAGTGACCTCGCAGCCAGCTTAGCACTGGAACAGCACAACCTTGTAACCATGAGTATGAGGAAACCTCTGTCTGTCCTTGGCCCGCAGCTTCTCTGTGTGTTTTGTGTTACTGTCATACTtgtgctaggaaaaaaaaaaaaaaaaaagaagcacattGTCCCCAGAGGTAAAGGCtgctatttttttgttgttggtctgGACTTACAACCTGAAAATCTTGCCTAATGCTCCATAGCCTTTACTGGTCTGACATGATG belongs to Bubalus kerabau isolate K-KA32 ecotype Philippines breed swamp buffalo chromosome 9, PCC_UOA_SB_1v2, whole genome shotgun sequence and includes:
- the TNFAIP3 gene encoding tumor necrosis factor alpha-induced protein 3 gives rise to the protein MAEQLLPLALYLSNMRKAVKIRERTPADIFKPANGIIHHFKSMHRYTLEMFRTCQFCPQFREIIHNALIDRNIQASLESQKKLNWCREVRRLVALKTNGDGNCLMHAASQYMWGVQDTDLVLRKALFSTLKETDTRNFKFRWQLESLKSQEFVETGLCYDTRNWTDEWDSLVKMASADTPAARGGLQYQSLEEIHIFVLCNILRRPIIVISDKMLRSLESGSNFAPLKVGGIYLPLHWPAQECYRYPIVLGYDSQHFVPLVTMKDSGPEIRAVPLVNRERGRFEDLKVHFLTDPENEMKEKLLKEYLMVVEIPVQGWDHGTTHLINAAKLDEANLPKEINLVDDYFELVQHEYKKWQENNEQGRRDTHPQNPLDPSIPQLSLMEIKCETPNCPFFMSVNTQPLCHECSERRQKNQTKVPKPTSKPSPELLPGLVLGTSRGEVWSPAEPTGGPHSAPPTAPSLFLFSETTAMKCRSPGCPFTLNVQHNGFCERCHNARQLPAGHPADPTRLRDPGKCRACLQDVTRTFNGICSTCFKRTTTEAAPNLSSSGSLSCHQRSKSDPSQLAQSLSPHACRRAGPEASPATRTPGDKMGTSKCRKVGCMYFGTPENKGFCTLCFIEYRENKHLVTASGKASPTASRFQNAVPCLGRECGALGSTVFEGYCQKCFIEAQNQRFHEAKRTEEQLRSSQRRDLPRASQSASRSKCARSTCRNVLACCSQELCMECQHLGQRAGTSTRRPEHTPEEPPTQRCRAPACDHFGNAKCNGYCNECFQFKQMYG